The window CGAGGACGAGATGATCGGAGAGCTGTTTGACTCTGCGCTCGGTCCCCCCAAGCGTGGCGTGATCGGCAAATCGGTCCCGCGCAAGGACCTCTTGGCGGCGGTGACCGGTGCCAAGAAGTTCGCGATGGACCTGGAGATCCCCGGCGCGCTGCCGACGATGTTGTGCCGGCCGCCGCAGTTCAACGGCCGCGTGGACAAGGTCAAGAACCTCGACAAGGTCAAGCAGATGCCGGGCGTCACCGACGTCGGGGTCATCGACGCAACCCACCGCTCGTCGGCGGTGGCGGTGCGGGCGAACACCTTCGGCCAATGCATCGACGCCATCCGTGCCCTCGACGTGGATTGGCTGGTGGGCGACACGGGCAAGGTCGACTTCGACGGTTTGATGTCCGATCTCGAGGCGGCCAAACTCCCACTGCCGCCCGCCCCGCCGGGTGCGGAGGTCTTCGAGCACACCTACAGATTCCAGTTCCGTGGCAACTCGCCGTTGGAGACCAACTGCGCGGTCGGGGATTTCCGCGAAGACCGCCTGGAGGTCTGGACGGCCGCGAAGATTCCGGGGGCCATCCTGGCCCAGCTCTCCGACGAGTTCGGCCTGCCGCTCGACAAGGTGATCGTCAACGTGGTCTACGCCGGCGGGTCCTTCGGGCGAAAGCTGCACGGTGACCAGGTGCTCGAGGCCGCCCGGGCCTCGAAGCTGTTCGGCAAGCCGGTGCGCCTGATGTGGCACCGCACCGACGACATCCGGCACGGACGCCAGCATCCCGGTGCCGTCTCCCACATCCGGGCGACCAAGGTCGGCAATTCCATCACCAGCTACACCCACATGCACACCTCGTCGGCGATGGACGTCACCCACAGCGCCGGGGACGTGATCTCCCCGGTGATGATGAGGAAGGACCCGAGCCGGTACTGGGGCAACACCGCGGTGACCATGTACCTCTACCAGATCCTCACCCAGGTGCCGTACAACTTCGGCCCGACCCAGTCCGCGCTCAACGAGGTCCACCACTACGACTTCCTGCCCACCGCCGCGGTGCGCAACGTCTACTCCCCGGACCTCGCGGCCTCCCGTGAACTGTTCGTCGAGGAGCTCGCCGAGGCCTTCGGCATGGACGGCTACGAATTCCGGCGCGCGTTTGCGCGGAGCCCTGACATGGTCGTCGCACTGGACGCGGTCGCGAAGCGTGGGGAGTGGGGCCGGAGCATGCCGGCCGGGATGTTCCAGTCGATCGCCTGCCACGTCGAGTACAAGGGCCACATGGCGTGCCTGATGGAGATCGACAACCGCCCGGCCACGGTCGAGCCCCGTCTGCGGAACGGGCTGCCGGGCCCGCGCATCACCAAGGCGATCGCGGCCATCAGCATGGGCATCCCGGTCAACCCGGACCAGGTCCGGGCCCAGCTGATGGGTGGCGTGCTGGACGGCACTGCGGCCGCGATGTCGGAGGGGCTGCACTGGATGGACGGCCTACCGCTGGAGGGCGGCTGGGACGACTACGGCTGGGTCCGGCAGTGGACGGTTCCGCCGGAGACCGATTTCATCCTGCTCGACAACGGCGCGGTCGCGCCCAGCGGCGCCGGCGAGGTCGGTGTCGCCGCCGGCTACGGCGCAGCCGCGGTCGCGATGCAGAAGGCACTCGGTCGCAAGATCACCGAGTTCCCGGCGAACTTCCGGGATCCGCTGTCCTTCCGCCCCATCCCCAAGGTGCCCTCGGTGCCGATGAGCCCGACCCGGGTTCTTCCGGTCTGAGGTGGAGACCCAGATCTAGGTCTGCCACCGTCGATCTGGCCCCCGACCTACGCTTCGGGTCGGGGGCGGATCGTTGTCAACCGGTGTTCGCGGTCAGGCCCGCGGCCTCGATGCCGGCCACCGCGGCCGCCTCGTCGTTGTCCGAGGTGTCGCCGGATATCCCGACCGCGCCGACGGTGACCCCGCCGTCCTGGATCAGCACGCCACCGGGCACCGGCACCAACGCGCCACCGATCGCCGCACCGGCGGCGGTGATGAAGTAGGGCTGCTGCTCGGCCCGCGCCATCAGGGCCCGGGACCCGATACCGATCGAGATCGCACCGAACGCCTTGCCGTGCGCGATCTCGAACCGCTTGTTCGACGAGCCGTCCTCCCGCTCGGCGGCGACCACGTTGCCGCCGGCGTCGAGCACCACCACGGTCAACGGTTTGAAGCCCTTGTCGTGTCCGAACTGCAGCGCGGCGGTCATGATCGTGCGGGCCGTGGCCAGGTTCGTGCTCATGCGTGGGTTCCCTTCGCCTCCGCCCGGCGGGCGTGCAGGATCGGTTCGGTGTAGCCGGACGGGGACTCGGTGCCGCGGAAGATCA is drawn from Sporichthyaceae bacterium and contains these coding sequences:
- a CDS encoding molybdopterin cofactor-binding domain-containing protein — protein: MSRTTEVFDTADTADTADADDVGVSRRRFVGYAMAGATLIVAGRYVVDVPPAAAAGAAAGGAPIPSNDLPADHYDFMDFMRDQTRPVTPLLTLEVTPDGRVHFDMPRCEVGQGLETGVAQVIADQLEIPYEHVDITMSKARVDMCDSQVTGGSTSLAALWQPLRALSELTRRRLIGAAAKQWNLSAHQLRTKGDGYVYGPDGQRAGYGEIAIPVGAEDEMIGELFDSALGPPKRGVIGKSVPRKDLLAAVTGAKKFAMDLEIPGALPTMLCRPPQFNGRVDKVKNLDKVKQMPGVTDVGVIDATHRSSAVAVRANTFGQCIDAIRALDVDWLVGDTGKVDFDGLMSDLEAAKLPLPPAPPGAEVFEHTYRFQFRGNSPLETNCAVGDFREDRLEVWTAAKIPGAILAQLSDEFGLPLDKVIVNVVYAGGSFGRKLHGDQVLEAARASKLFGKPVRLMWHRTDDIRHGRQHPGAVSHIRATKVGNSITSYTHMHTSSAMDVTHSAGDVISPVMMRKDPSRYWGNTAVTMYLYQILTQVPYNFGPTQSALNEVHHYDFLPTAAVRNVYSPDLAASRELFVEELAEAFGMDGYEFRRAFARSPDMVVALDAVAKRGEWGRSMPAGMFQSIACHVEYKGHMACLMEIDNRPATVEPRLRNGLPGPRITKAIAAISMGIPVNPDQVRAQLMGGVLDGTAAAMSEGLHWMDGLPLEGGWDDYGWVRQWTVPPETDFILLDNGAVAPSGAGEVGVAAGYGAAAVAMQKALGRKITEFPANFRDPLSFRPIPKVPSVPMSPTRVLPV
- a CDS encoding heme-binding protein; protein product: MSTNLATARTIMTAALQFGHDKGFKPLTVVVLDAGGNVVAAEREDGSSNKRFEIAHGKAFGAISIGIGSRALMARAEQQPYFITAAGAAIGGALVPVPGGVLIQDGGVTVGAVGISGDTSDNDEAAAVAGIEAAGLTANTG